Proteins encoded by one window of Sphingomonas ginkgonis:
- a CDS encoding UTP--glucose-1-phosphate uridylyltransferase — protein sequence MSIKPVRKAVFPVAGLGTRLLPATKTMPKEMLTVIDRPLIQYAVDEAREAGIEQLIFVTGRGKSSLVDYFDRAFELEATMTGKGKSLAPLQPSMVPYGDLITVRQQQPLGLGHAVWCARHVVGDEPFAVLLPDDLMMPGALKQMVEAYNRVGGNVLAAEEVAADKTASYGIVTPGANDGALTEVRGLVEKPQPEVAPSRLGVIGRYILQPEVMDELNTQEPGAGGEIQLTDAMAKLIGRQPFHAVQVDSVRHDCGDRTGYVLATLALAMEREDLAPAVRDFLAARD from the coding sequence ATGAGCATCAAACCCGTACGCAAGGCCGTTTTCCCTGTCGCCGGCCTCGGCACCCGCCTGCTCCCCGCGACCAAGACGATGCCGAAGGAGATGCTGACAGTCATCGACCGGCCGCTCATCCAATATGCGGTGGACGAGGCGCGCGAGGCCGGGATCGAGCAGCTGATCTTCGTCACCGGGCGCGGCAAGTCGAGCCTGGTCGACTATTTCGATCGCGCCTTCGAGCTCGAGGCGACGATGACCGGCAAGGGTAAGAGCCTCGCGCCGCTGCAGCCCTCGATGGTCCCCTACGGCGACCTCATCACCGTTCGCCAGCAGCAGCCGCTGGGACTCGGCCACGCAGTCTGGTGCGCGCGCCACGTGGTCGGTGACGAGCCCTTCGCAGTGCTGCTGCCGGACGACCTGATGATGCCCGGCGCGCTCAAGCAGATGGTCGAGGCCTACAACCGGGTCGGCGGCAACGTGCTCGCCGCCGAGGAAGTCGCCGCCGACAAGACCGCGAGCTACGGGATCGTCACCCCGGGCGCGAACGACGGCGCGCTGACCGAGGTACGCGGGTTGGTCGAGAAGCCGCAGCCGGAGGTCGCGCCATCGCGGCTGGGCGTGATCGGCCGCTACATCCTCCAGCCGGAGGTGATGGATGAGCTCAACACGCAGGAGCCGGGCGCCGGCGGCGAGATCCAGCTGACCGACGCGATGGCCAAGCTGATCGGCCGCCAACCGTTCCACGCGGTCCAGGTCGACAGCGTCCGCCACGACTGCGGTGACCGCACCGGCTATGTGCTGGCGACCCTCGCGCTGGCGATGGAGCGCGAGGATCTGGCCCCCGCCGTGCGCGATTTCCTGGCGGCGCGCGACTGA
- a CDS encoding TlpA family protein disulfide reductase codes for MRRFVLLLALLASACQQSSPANRQDNAPAASAPRTGAKLDRSHAGAALPDLVIKDPDGEDMSMSELGGKPVLVNLWATWCAPCIKELPTLDALAREPGAPSVVAVSQDMEPQPVVADFLARNHIGKLEAYQDSENRLMGELKVEVLPTTILYDSTGREVWRYTGENDWKSSAAKALLAEAK; via the coding sequence ATGCGTCGCTTCGTCCTGCTCCTCGCCCTGCTCGCCTCGGCGTGTCAGCAGTCCTCCCCGGCCAACCGCCAGGACAATGCGCCGGCTGCATCGGCCCCGCGTACCGGCGCCAAGCTGGACCGCAGCCACGCCGGCGCCGCGCTGCCGGACCTCGTCATCAAGGATCCCGACGGGGAGGACATGTCGATGAGCGAGCTGGGCGGCAAGCCGGTGCTGGTCAACCTCTGGGCGACCTGGTGCGCGCCGTGCATCAAGGAGTTGCCGACCCTCGACGCGCTGGCGCGAGAGCCGGGGGCGCCAAGCGTGGTCGCGGTCAGCCAGGACATGGAACCGCAGCCGGTCGTCGCCGACTTCCTCGCCCGCAACCACATCGGCAAGCTCGAGGCCTATCAGGACAGCGAGAACCGGCTGATGGGTGAGCTCAAGGTGGAGGTCCTGCCGACCACCATCCTCTATGATTCGACGGGCCGCGAAGTTTGGCGCTACACCGGCGAGAACGACTGGAAGAGCTCCGCTGCCAAGGCGCTGCTCGCCGAGGCGAAGTAG
- a CDS encoding TonB-dependent receptor, giving the protein MRRSVWLVSAGLVALSTPAWAQSTSGTTTDTDKGGATATQGATTEAAAVDDRANSTQPQQQQGDIVVTATRRNEALSDVPLAVSAVTNQTLENSGATDIRALTQVSPSLLVSSSSSEGGAGTARIRGIGTVGDNPGLESSVAVFIDGVYRSRNGVGLTELGQVDRIEVLRGPQGTLFGRNASAGLISIITAKPQFRWGVNAQVDVGNYNMRRGELGITGPISDTLAFRLDGVYLKRDGFLKDVISGDRVNGRDRGLVRGQLLFKPSDAFSLRVIGDYSKRNEDCCAAVYLPTRDYTAAGSSPSSIAALERSLGAIINDRPYDRLISVTPGRSFRGDVKDYGASAEAVWDFGAAELTSITAYRYNKFIRGQDADFNNLDILYRPNDGSGYSKFKTFTQELRLQGNAFNNHLDWLVGGYYADEKLNLADNLSTGADADRFFGSLVRASSPALATFPGYNLLNPFAQAFLANQLATNPAFAAIPVAARPLVVNAVASQVVNTPLANQTTRDLFRQNGTNYALFTHNIIKFTDQLSLTLGVRYTHDKKTLNADLFSTSVCSTYQANIARLRALAAAAAANPAGNGGLNPAIAGLATALAGSVLTPLGAAPCAINSVNGSYSGGRKTESKWSGTAVLGYKVTPQVLTYASYSRGYKAGGFNLDRAGLTFGAVDLNALQFSPELVDAYEVGAKYNGRGLDVNVALFREDFSNFQLNTFNGVNFVVENIGSCSSSLGGADTDLSGATVACGGKRKPGVRSQGVEVETFFQPMRDVNGALGVTYVDTKYRHNLIGAGGNALIPALFQLPGRQVSNAPKLVLTGSLSWTPPIGDSGLRGLFYVDARHSSKFNTGSDLDIEKTQKAYTVVNARVGVRGPSQQWGIELWAQNLLNTNYKQVAFDAPLQGSGTQRATDQFPTLVPRTTQLYGAFLAEPRTYGLTLRYKWQESPAAPPPPPPPPPPPPPPPVQTQTCYDGSVIAVTDVCPTPPPPPPPPPPPPAPERG; this is encoded by the coding sequence ATGCGCAGATCCGTATGGCTCGTGTCGGCAGGCCTGGTGGCGCTGTCGACGCCGGCGTGGGCACAATCGACGTCCGGCACCACGACCGACACCGACAAGGGCGGCGCGACGGCGACGCAGGGCGCGACGACCGAGGCGGCTGCGGTTGATGACCGCGCCAACTCGACTCAGCCGCAGCAGCAGCAGGGCGACATCGTCGTCACCGCGACCCGCCGCAACGAGGCGCTGAGCGACGTTCCGCTGGCGGTCAGCGCGGTGACCAACCAGACGCTCGAGAACAGCGGCGCCACCGACATCCGCGCGCTGACCCAGGTCTCGCCGTCGCTGCTGGTGAGCTCGAGCTCGTCCGAGGGCGGCGCGGGCACGGCCCGCATCCGCGGCATCGGCACGGTCGGTGACAACCCCGGCCTCGAGAGCTCGGTCGCCGTGTTCATCGACGGCGTCTACCGCAGCCGCAACGGCGTCGGCCTGACCGAGCTCGGCCAGGTCGATCGGATCGAGGTGCTGCGCGGTCCGCAGGGTACGCTGTTCGGGCGCAACGCCTCGGCCGGCCTCATCTCGATCATCACTGCCAAGCCGCAGTTCCGCTGGGGCGTCAACGCGCAGGTCGACGTCGGCAACTACAACATGCGGCGCGGCGAGCTGGGCATCACCGGCCCGATCTCCGACACGCTCGCCTTCCGGCTGGACGGCGTCTACCTGAAGCGCGACGGCTTCCTCAAGGACGTGATCTCGGGCGACCGGGTCAACGGCCGCGATCGCGGGCTGGTCCGCGGGCAGCTGCTGTTCAAGCCGAGCGACGCCTTTTCGCTGCGCGTCATCGGCGACTATTCCAAGCGCAACGAGGACTGCTGCGCCGCCGTCTACCTGCCGACCCGCGACTATACCGCGGCGGGCTCCTCGCCGAGCAGCATCGCGGCGCTCGAGCGGTCGCTGGGCGCGATCATCAACGACCGGCCCTACGATCGCCTGATCTCGGTGACCCCGGGCCGCAGCTTCCGCGGCGACGTCAAGGACTATGGCGCGAGCGCCGAGGCAGTCTGGGACTTCGGCGCGGCCGAGCTGACCTCGATCACCGCCTATCGCTACAACAAGTTCATCCGCGGCCAGGATGCCGACTTCAACAATCTCGACATCCTGTACCGGCCGAACGACGGCTCGGGCTACAGCAAGTTCAAGACCTTCACCCAGGAGCTCCGCCTCCAGGGCAACGCCTTCAACAACCACTTGGACTGGCTGGTCGGCGGCTACTACGCAGACGAGAAGCTGAACCTGGCCGACAATCTGTCGACCGGCGCGGATGCGGACCGCTTCTTCGGTTCGCTGGTCCGCGCGAGCAGCCCGGCGCTGGCTACCTTCCCGGGCTACAACCTGCTGAACCCGTTCGCGCAGGCCTTCCTCGCCAACCAGCTGGCGACCAATCCGGCATTCGCGGCGATTCCCGTGGCGGCGCGCCCGCTGGTCGTCAACGCGGTGGCCAGCCAGGTCGTCAACACGCCGCTGGCGAACCAGACGACCCGCGACCTGTTCCGCCAGAACGGCACCAACTACGCGCTGTTCACGCACAACATCATCAAGTTCACCGACCAGCTCTCGCTGACGCTCGGCGTGCGCTACACGCATGACAAGAAGACGCTGAACGCGGACCTCTTCTCGACCAGCGTCTGCTCGACCTACCAGGCGAACATCGCTCGCCTCCGCGCCCTCGCGGCGGCGGCGGCAGCCAACCCCGCCGGGAATGGCGGGCTCAACCCAGCGATCGCTGGTCTGGCGACTGCGCTCGCCGGGTCGGTGCTGACGCCGCTTGGCGCCGCGCCGTGCGCGATCAACTCGGTCAACGGCAGCTACAGCGGCGGCCGCAAGACCGAGAGCAAGTGGTCGGGCACCGCGGTGCTCGGCTACAAGGTCACGCCGCAGGTGCTGACCTACGCCAGCTATTCACGCGGCTACAAGGCGGGCGGGTTCAACCTCGACCGCGCCGGCCTGACCTTCGGCGCGGTGGACCTCAACGCCCTCCAGTTCTCGCCCGAACTGGTCGACGCCTATGAGGTCGGCGCCAAGTACAACGGCCGCGGGCTCGACGTGAACGTCGCGCTGTTCCGCGAGGATTTCAGCAATTTCCAGCTGAACACCTTCAACGGCGTCAACTTCGTGGTCGAGAACATCGGCAGCTGCTCCAGCAGCCTGGGCGGTGCGGACACCGATCTCAGCGGCGCGACAGTCGCCTGCGGCGGCAAGCGCAAGCCGGGCGTGCGTTCGCAGGGCGTCGAGGTGGAAACCTTCTTCCAGCCGATGCGGGACGTGAACGGTGCGCTCGGTGTCACCTATGTCGACACCAAGTACCGCCACAACCTGATCGGGGCAGGCGGCAATGCGCTCATCCCGGCGCTGTTCCAGCTGCCCGGCCGGCAGGTGTCCAACGCGCCCAAGCTGGTGCTGACCGGCTCGCTGAGCTGGACCCCGCCGATCGGCGACAGCGGCCTGCGCGGCCTGTTCTACGTCGACGCTCGCCATTCGTCGAAGTTCAACACCGGGTCGGACCTCGACATCGAGAAGACCCAGAAGGCCTACACGGTGGTGAATGCCCGCGTCGGCGTGCGCGGACCCTCGCAGCAGTGGGGTATCGAGCTGTGGGCGCAGAACCTGCTCAACACCAACTACAAGCAGGTGGCGTTCGACGCGCCGCTGCAGGGCAGCGGCACGCAACGTGCGACGGACCAGTTCCCGACCCTAGTCCCGCGGACGACGCAGCTTTATGGCGCCTTCCTGGCCGAGCCGCGCACCTATGGGCTGACGCTGCGCTACAAGTGGCAGGAGAGCCCGGCCGCGCCGCCGCCGCCGCCACCTCCCCCGCCGCCGCCTCCGCCGCCGCCAGTCCAGACCCAGACCTGCTACGACGGGTCGGTGATTGCGGTGACGGACGTCTGCCCGACCCCGCCGCCGCCGCCACCGCCCCCGCCGCCGCCGCCCGCGCCCGAGCGCGGCTGA
- a CDS encoding [protein-PII] uridylyltransferase: protein MPQPRYELIEDKRAIIDRRAIAEQIAALKDGPTLRNECCRLLGEALAAGRAEIGRRILADPARGRAHAAATSWMTDQLVRLIHDLAVERLIPRGNPTKAERLSLVALGGYGRGEMAPFSDVDLMFLIPGPRAPFCEQVIETILYLLWDLKLKVGQSSRTPAEVIALAKGDMSVRTAMLEGRFVWGDRALNEEVAVRFRKEVVAGTTAEFVAAKLAERDERHRRMGDSRYVVEPNVKDGKGGLRDLHTLYWIGQYIHQVNSPAELVGAGLLSREEYRRFDRAERFFWSVRCLLHLTAGRAEERLGFDHQRQISTAMHYADRPGKSAVERFMHFYFLQAKTVGDLTGVFLAHLDEQIAQKGRRFGLPAFFRRSRKLSGFVVDRGRLSIPRDDYFAEQPARLVEIFALAAREAMEIHPTAMRAAARDAKLVDQVRDDPEANRCFLATLTARVPDLALRWMNEAGVFGRFVPDFGRVVAQMQFDMYHHYTVDEHTIRAVGLLAAIERGELSDDHPLATALFRQIGSRRALYVAVLLHDIAKGRGGDHSQLGAEVALKLCPRLGLDPAETEMVSWLVRHHLLISNTAFKRDLADPKTIDDFANIVQSMERLRLLLMLTVVDIRAVGPGTWNDWKRRLLTALFDAAEERLRLGHKERGRSEQVMVKVEALGAAMGWNRRERDRYGERLPDSYWLAESDESIVANARQVAALEPGQISILVGSGDEGATLVTVFAPDREGLFFRICAGLASAGASIIDARIHTTRDGMALDNLLVQDSQGRAYSDKRLRGRLAKALEGALDGPPPLLPTRLVEPRQAAFSVAPSVIVAERASRRTTVVEVHAADRPALLARLTQAIHEQGLLIHSAHISTYGERAVDTFYLTRGDRQKLLAADIEALRGGLLAAAAQPERAEAA from the coding sequence ATGCCGCAGCCGCGCTACGAATTGATCGAGGACAAGCGCGCGATCATCGACCGTCGCGCGATCGCCGAACAGATCGCCGCCCTTAAGGACGGGCCGACCCTCCGCAACGAATGCTGCCGGCTGCTCGGCGAGGCACTGGCAGCCGGTCGCGCCGAGATCGGCCGGCGGATCCTCGCCGACCCCGCGCGCGGGCGGGCCCACGCCGCCGCAACCAGCTGGATGACCGACCAGCTCGTCCGCCTCATCCATGACCTCGCGGTCGAGCGGCTGATCCCGCGCGGCAACCCGACCAAGGCGGAGCGGCTCAGCCTCGTCGCGCTCGGCGGCTACGGGCGCGGGGAGATGGCGCCGTTCAGCGACGTCGACCTCATGTTCCTGATCCCCGGTCCGCGCGCGCCCTTTTGCGAGCAGGTGATCGAGACCATCCTCTATCTCCTCTGGGACCTGAAGCTGAAGGTCGGCCAGTCGAGCCGCACCCCGGCCGAGGTCATCGCGCTGGCCAAGGGCGACATGAGCGTCCGCACCGCCATGCTCGAGGGCCGCTTCGTATGGGGCGACCGGGCGCTCAACGAGGAAGTCGCGGTCCGCTTCCGCAAGGAGGTGGTGGCGGGCACCACCGCCGAGTTCGTCGCCGCCAAACTTGCCGAGCGCGACGAGCGGCACCGGCGGATGGGTGACAGCCGCTATGTGGTCGAGCCCAACGTCAAGGACGGCAAGGGCGGGCTGCGCGATCTCCACACTCTCTACTGGATCGGCCAGTACATTCACCAGGTGAACTCGCCCGCCGAGCTGGTCGGGGCGGGGCTGCTGAGCCGCGAGGAGTATCGCCGGTTTGACCGTGCCGAGCGCTTCTTCTGGTCGGTGCGCTGCCTGCTCCATCTCACCGCCGGGCGCGCCGAGGAGCGACTGGGCTTCGACCATCAGCGGCAAATCTCGACGGCGATGCACTACGCTGACCGCCCGGGGAAAAGCGCAGTCGAGCGCTTCATGCATTTCTACTTCCTTCAGGCGAAGACCGTCGGCGACCTCACCGGCGTGTTCCTTGCTCACCTCGACGAGCAGATCGCGCAGAAGGGGCGGAGGTTCGGCCTACCCGCCTTCTTTCGCCGCAGCCGCAAGCTCTCGGGCTTTGTCGTCGACCGCGGGCGGCTGTCGATCCCGCGCGACGATTATTTCGCGGAGCAGCCGGCGCGGCTGGTGGAGATCTTCGCGCTGGCCGCGCGCGAGGCGATGGAGATTCATCCCACCGCGATGCGCGCCGCCGCCCGCGACGCCAAGCTGGTCGACCAGGTCCGCGACGACCCCGAGGCCAACCGCTGCTTTCTCGCCACCCTCACCGCGCGGGTCCCGGATCTCGCGCTGCGCTGGATGAACGAGGCCGGCGTGTTCGGCCGCTTCGTTCCCGACTTCGGCCGCGTCGTCGCACAGATGCAGTTCGACATGTACCACCACTATACCGTCGACGAGCACACGATTCGCGCGGTCGGCCTGCTCGCGGCGATCGAGCGGGGCGAGCTCAGCGACGATCATCCGCTCGCGACCGCGCTGTTCCGGCAGATCGGCTCGCGGCGCGCGCTCTACGTCGCGGTCCTGCTCCACGACATCGCCAAGGGCCGCGGCGGCGACCACAGCCAGCTCGGAGCGGAAGTGGCGCTGAAGCTTTGCCCGCGGCTCGGGCTCGACCCGGCCGAGACGGAGATGGTCTCCTGGCTGGTCCGCCATCACCTGCTGATAAGCAACACGGCGTTCAAGCGCGATCTCGCCGACCCCAAGACGATCGATGATTTCGCCAATATCGTTCAGAGCATGGAGCGGCTTCGCCTGCTGCTGATGCTCACCGTGGTCGACATTCGCGCGGTTGGCCCGGGCACCTGGAACGACTGGAAGCGGCGGCTGCTCACCGCCCTGTTCGACGCCGCCGAGGAGCGGCTCCGGCTCGGCCACAAGGAGCGCGGTCGGTCCGAGCAGGTGATGGTCAAGGTCGAGGCGCTTGGCGCCGCGATGGGCTGGAACCGGCGCGAGCGCGACCGCTACGGCGAGCGGCTACCCGACAGCTACTGGCTCGCCGAGAGCGACGAATCGATCGTCGCCAACGCCCGCCAGGTCGCCGCGCTGGAGCCCGGCCAGATCTCGATCCTGGTCGGCAGCGGGGATGAGGGAGCAACCCTCGTCACCGTCTTCGCGCCCGACCGCGAAGGCCTCTTCTTCCGCATCTGCGCCGGCCTCGCGTCCGCCGGCGCGAGCATCATCGACGCTCGCATCCACACGACCCGCGACGGAATGGCGCTCGACAACCTCTTGGTTCAGGACTCGCAGGGTCGCGCCTATTCCGACAAGCGGCTGCGCGGGCGGCTCGCCAAGGCGCTGGAAGGCGCGCTCGACGGACCACCCCCGCTGCTGCCGACCCGGCTGGTCGAGCCGCGCCAGGCCGCCTTCTCGGTCGCCCCCTCGGTGATCGTCGCCGAGCGCGCCTCGCGGCGGACCACGGTGGTGGAGGTCCATGCCGCCGACCGTCCTGCGCTGCTCGCCCGTTTGACCCAGGCGATCCACGAGCAGGGCCTGCTGATCCATTCGGCGCACATCTCGACATACGGCGAGCGAGCGGTCGACACCTTCTACCTGACCCGGGGCGACCGGCAGAAGCTGCTGGCCGCGGACATCGAGGCGCTGCGCGGCGGCCTGCTCGCCGCCGCCGCCCAGCCGGAGCGGGCCGAAGCCGCCTGA
- the infC gene encoding translation initiation factor IF-3, which yields MTRRPMSPPPMTGPRFNEFIQSPKVRVIDENGENLGVMYTREAIEQAASVGLDLVEISPNADPPVAKFLDIGRFKYEAQKKANEQRKKQKTQEIKEIKLRPNIDDHDYQTKMKKVVEFLGEGDKVKITMRFRGREMAHGQLGMAVLERVADETAELAKIEARPRMEGRQMLMVLAPK from the coding sequence CTGACCCGCCGCCCGATGTCCCCGCCGCCGATGACCGGCCCGCGTTTCAATGAGTTCATCCAGTCGCCCAAGGTTCGGGTGATTGACGAGAACGGCGAGAATTTGGGTGTGATGTATACCCGCGAGGCGATCGAGCAGGCGGCCAGCGTTGGCCTGGACCTGGTCGAGATCTCCCCCAACGCCGATCCGCCCGTTGCCAAGTTCCTCGACATCGGCCGCTTCAAATATGAGGCGCAGAAGAAGGCGAACGAGCAGCGCAAGAAGCAGAAGACGCAGGAGATCAAGGAGATCAAGCTGCGTCCGAACATCGACGACCACGACTATCAGACCAAGATGAAGAAGGTCGTCGAGTTCCTCGGCGAGGGCGACAAGGTGAAGATCACCATGCGCTTCCGCGGCCGCGAGATGGCGCATGGCCAGCTCGGCATGGCCGTTCTGGAGCGCGTTGCCGACGAAACCGCGGAGCTGGCCAAGATTGAGGCCCGGCCACGGATGGAAGGTCGTCAGATGCTGATGGTGCTCGCGCCGAAGTAA
- the mutS gene encoding DNA mismatch repair protein MutS: MMEQYHRLKAEAADALLFYRMGDFFELFFDDARIAAACLDIALTRRGENAGEPIPMCGVPVHSAEAYLARLIRAGHRVAIAEQTESPAEARRARGSKALVDRAIIRLVTPGTLTEETLLDGGSANWLAALGRAGEEWAIAAADISTGRFELVACGPGELAAELARLAPAETIADGDVPGVRTSAGKGGFDSLAGERALKARFGVATLDGFGELGRAELAAAGGLLAYLDATQKEATAFLAAPRRVARAEHLLIDAATRTSLEINRTADGQLAGSLLGEIDRCVTAAGRRRLAGDLAAPLTSRGAIEGRLALVQFFHEDQLRRTRVREALRALPDLGRAMGRLVAGRGSPRDLAMVRDGLAGAAALKAELECELTCPPLLLSLLPSLAGHEALVAGLQAALVASPPIDAAKGGYIAEGYDAELDRLRLASSDGRRAIAALEARYREATGIGTLRIRHNAVLGYHVEVNARQAERLMQPDSGFTHRQTLAGAVRFNSPDLHEEASRVIEAGAHALAAEAAHAAELTARCVAAAATIDRTAEAIARIDVAAALAERAAEGGWILPELADEPCLEIVGGRHPVVESALARSGDRFIANDCTLSASDRLWLITGPNMGGKSTFLRQAALIALLAQAGSYVPATSARLGIVDRLFSRVGASDNLARGRSTFMVEMVETAAILAQATPHSLVILDEIGRGTSTYDGLAIAWAVVEAMHAARCRTLFATHYHELTRLADKLDALSLHHVRAREWKGDLVLLHEVAEGPADRSYGIAVARLAGMPPAVVARAKAVLAKLEAGRDATGGIAAGLVDLPLFAALGSEPEPPADPLLDSLAALDPDALSPREALDALYLLKRLAAER; encoded by the coding sequence ATGATGGAGCAATACCACCGCCTCAAGGCCGAGGCGGCCGATGCGCTGCTCTTCTATCGGATGGGCGACTTCTTCGAGCTGTTCTTCGACGACGCGCGGATCGCCGCCGCCTGCCTCGACATTGCGCTCACGCGGCGGGGCGAGAATGCCGGCGAACCCATCCCGATGTGCGGAGTGCCGGTCCATTCGGCCGAAGCCTATCTCGCCCGGCTGATCCGCGCCGGCCATCGCGTCGCCATCGCCGAGCAGACCGAGAGCCCGGCCGAAGCTCGCAGGGCGCGCGGGTCCAAGGCGCTGGTCGATCGCGCGATCATCCGGCTGGTCACCCCGGGCACGCTGACCGAGGAGACGCTGCTCGACGGCGGCTCGGCAAACTGGCTTGCCGCGCTCGGCCGCGCCGGGGAGGAATGGGCGATCGCCGCGGCGGATATCTCCACCGGCCGCTTCGAGCTGGTCGCCTGCGGTCCCGGCGAGCTGGCCGCCGAGCTGGCCAGACTTGCTCCCGCCGAGACGATCGCCGACGGCGACGTTCCGGGCGTTCGCACCAGCGCCGGCAAGGGCGGGTTCGACAGCCTTGCCGGGGAGCGCGCGCTCAAGGCCCGCTTCGGCGTCGCCACGCTCGACGGCTTCGGCGAACTCGGCCGCGCCGAGCTGGCGGCGGCGGGCGGGCTGCTCGCCTATCTCGACGCGACCCAGAAGGAAGCAACCGCCTTCCTCGCCGCGCCGCGCCGGGTCGCCCGCGCCGAGCACCTGCTGATCGATGCCGCGACCCGTACCAGCCTCGAGATCAACCGTACCGCCGACGGCCAGCTCGCCGGGTCGCTGCTCGGCGAGATCGACCGCTGCGTCACCGCCGCCGGTCGGCGCCGCCTCGCCGGCGACCTCGCCGCTCCGCTGACGTCGCGCGGCGCGATCGAGGGTCGGCTCGCGTTGGTGCAGTTCTTCCACGAGGACCAGCTTCGCCGAACGCGAGTTCGCGAGGCGCTCCGCGCGCTTCCCGACCTCGGCCGCGCCATGGGCCGACTGGTCGCGGGCCGCGGCTCGCCACGCGATCTGGCGATGGTCCGCGACGGCCTCGCCGGCGCCGCCGCGCTCAAGGCCGAGCTCGAGTGCGAGCTGACCTGCCCGCCATTGCTGCTGTCCCTCCTTCCCTCGCTTGCCGGGCACGAGGCGCTGGTCGCCGGGCTGCAGGCGGCGCTCGTCGCCTCCCCGCCGATAGACGCGGCGAAGGGCGGCTATATCGCGGAAGGCTATGACGCCGAGCTCGACCGGCTTCGTCTCGCCTCGTCCGACGGGCGCCGCGCGATCGCGGCGCTTGAGGCGCGCTACCGCGAGGCGACCGGGATCGGCACGCTGCGAATCCGCCACAACGCGGTGCTCGGCTATCATGTCGAGGTGAACGCCAGGCAGGCCGAGCGGCTGATGCAGCCCGACAGCGGCTTCACCCATCGCCAGACGCTGGCAGGCGCGGTCCGCTTCAATTCGCCCGACCTGCACGAGGAAGCGAGCCGGGTAATCGAGGCGGGCGCCCACGCGCTCGCCGCCGAAGCCGCGCATGCCGCCGAGCTGACCGCCCGCTGCGTCGCCGCTGCCGCCACGATCGATCGCACCGCCGAGGCGATCGCCCGGATCGACGTCGCCGCCGCCCTCGCCGAGCGCGCCGCGGAGGGCGGCTGGATTCTGCCCGAACTCGCCGACGAGCCCTGCCTCGAGATCGTGGGAGGCCGCCACCCGGTGGTCGAAAGCGCGCTCGCCCGGTCCGGCGACCGCTTCATCGCCAACGACTGCACCCTGTCCGCAAGCGACCGTCTATGGCTAATCACCGGCCCGAACATGGGCGGCAAGTCGACTTTCCTACGTCAGGCCGCGCTGATCGCGCTGCTTGCCCAGGCCGGCAGCTATGTCCCGGCGACGAGTGCGCGGCTGGGAATTGTGGACCGGCTGTTCAGCCGGGTCGGGGCCAGCGACAATCTCGCGCGCGGCCGCTCGACCTTCATGGTCGAAATGGTCGAGACCGCCGCCATCCTTGCCCAGGCCACCCCGCACAGCCTCGTCATCCTCGACGAGATCGGCCGCGGCACCTCGACCTACGACGGGCTGGCGATCGCCTGGGCGGTGGTCGAGGCGATGCACGCGGCGCGCTGCCGGACCCTGTTCGCCACCCACTATCACGAGCTCACCCGGCTTGCCGACAAGCTCGACGCCCTGTCGCTCCACCATGTCCGCGCGCGCGAGTGGAAGGGCGACCTCGTCCTTCTCCACGAGGTGGCGGAAGGCCCGGCGGACCGCAGCTACGGCATTGCCGTCGCTAGGCTAGCCGGGATGCCGCCCGCGGTCGTCGCGCGGGCTAAGGCGGTACTCGCCAAACTAGAGGCGGGTCGCGACGCGACCGGCGGGATCGCTGCCGGGCTCGTCGACCTGCCCCTCTTTGCCGCACTGGGGAGCGAGCCCGAGCCGCCCGCGGACCCGCTGCTCGACAGCCTTGCCGCGCTCGATCCCGACGCGCTCAGCCCGCGTGAAGCGCTCGACGCGCTCTACCTGCTGAAACGGCTCGCCGCGGAGCGGTGA